ACGGGCGCAATGCTCGTGCACCTCGTGCTCACGGCGGTGCTCGTGCGCGAGGACGTGCGCATCCGCACCGCGACGACCGCCGTCGGCATGCGTGACACGGTCGTCGGCGGGTTCGCCGAGCTCGCGCGCTCGCGCGTGCTGCGCGGGCTCGTGCTCGTCGAGGTCTTCTGGGTCGTCGCGATGATCGCCTTCGAGGTCGTGACGCCCGCGCGCCTCACGGAGCTCGTCGGCACGGAGGCCGCGGCGGCCGCGCTGTTCGGCCCGGCGTCGGCGGCGGCGTGGGCGCTCTTCGCTGCGGGGTCCGCGGTGGCGGGGGTCGCATCCGCTCGTATCGGCGTCGCGGTGACGGCGATCCTCGCGCGGCTGCTCAACGGCGCGTTCGTCATCGTCATGGGGCTCGTCGCGGGACCCGTCGGGCTGCTTGCGGCCTACGGGGCGGCGTACGCGTTCCACGGCTCGGCCGGGCCCATGCACAACGCGCTGCTGCACCGTCAGGCGACCTCGAGCAACCGCGCGGTCGTGCTGTCGCTCAACTCGATGGTCGCGGGCGGCATGTCGAGCGTCGCGCTGCTCGTGCTCGGCCCCCTCGCGGAGGCGACCTCGACGTCGCTCGCCTTCGTGCTCGCGGGTGCCTTCAGCCTCCTCGGCGCCCTCTTCTACCTGCCGGCCCTCCGCGCCGAACGAGGCGGTCGTCTCAGGCCGGGCCGTGATATCCGAGACCCGAGCTGATGCGGTCGGCGGTCTCGATCACGATGCGCGCGAGCTCCGCCTCTCGGGTCTCGAGGTCGATCGACGTGCGCGGCCCCGAGATCGAGATCGCCGCGACGACCCGGCCGAGCTGGTCGAGGATCGGTGCGGCCACGGATGCGCGGCCGAGCACGAACTCCTCGACCTCGGTCGCGTAGCCTCGCCGGGCGATGACGCCGACCTCCCGCTCGAGCACGGCGGGATCCGTGATCGTGGCCTCGGTGAACGAGGCGAGCGGGAGCAGTTCGCGGCGCGCCGCCGTGCTCAGGGCGGGGAGGGTCGACTTGCCGATGCTCGTCGCGTGGATCGGCACGCGCTGCCCCATGAGCGTGTGCGACTTGGGAGACAACCTGCCTTCGAAATGGCACAGATAGACGAGCTCGGTGCCTCGCAGCATCGCGATGTTGACGCCGAGGCCCAGCTCGGATGCGAGATTCTGCGCGATCTGCCGGCCGACGCGATGGACGGGGTTCTGGTTGATCGCGACCCCCGCGAGCGTGAGCAGTTCGGAGCCGAGGAAATAGAGCGTCGTGAGGGGGTCGCGTTCGACGAGCCCGGCGGCCTCGAGCGTCGCGAGCAGCCGTGACGCGGTCGACTGGGTGATGCCCGCAGCGCGGGCGATGTCTCCGACGCGACGGGGTTGCCCGTCGGAGAAGCACTCAAGGACGGAGACCGCCTTCTCGACGCTCTGATTCGTGCCCTTCTCGGTTGCCATCGTTGTCCTTCGTCTCGGGGAGGAACAGTCGCGGCGTGCGGGAAACGCCCGTTCATTCACATAGTGCATGAGAGTTGCGCGATATGGCAAGCCCGTGCACCATGGCCGCACAGCAACCGAAGGACGACGATGACCTCACCCACTGCGCACTCGACGCGCGCACCCCGGCGTGGCCCGGGTGCCCCCCTGTCCGAGAGGGCGTTCCTGACGTTCCTGCTCGCTCCGGGCGTCGTGCTGCTGTGCGCGGTCGTGCTCTACCCGCTCATCCGCTCGCTGCTCTCGGCCTTCTTCGACGAGAGCCTGCTCTACCCGGGCATGGACTTCGTCGGGCTCGAGAATGTGCTCCAGGTGCTGCGAGATGACTTCGCGCGGCTCACGACGCAGACGCTCATCTTCACGATCGGCTCGACGGTCTTCCCGTTCGCGATCGGACTCGCGCTTGCGCTCGTGCTGAACCAGCGCTTCCGCGGGCAGGCCTACCTCCGCGGTGCGTTCCTCATCCCGTGGCTCATCCCGGGCGTCGTCGTCTCGTTCCTGTGGATGTGGATCTTCGACGCGAACTACGGGGTGCTCAACGGCATCCTCATGAGCCTCGGGCTCGCCGACTCGCCCGTCGCCTGGCTCTTCCAGACCGACACCGCGCGCGGCGCGCTCATCCTCGCCAAGACCTGGAACTCGTTCCCCTGGATCATGGTCATGCTCCTCGCAGGCCTCCAGACCGTGCCGACCGAGCTGCACGAGGCGGCCGCGATGGACGGCGCGGGCGTCGTGCGGCGCTTCTTCGCCGTCACGTGGCCGCACATCCGCGGCGTCGCGGGGCTCGTCGTGCTGCTCGAGTTCATCTGGAACTTCCAGCACTTCGACATGATCTTCGTGCTCACGGGCGGCGGCCCGGCCGGCACGACCGCGACCTACGCGACCGCGGTGTACGACGCGGCCTTCAAGGGATACGACCTCGGGCACGCGGGTGCGCTCGGCCTCGTGTGGATGGTGCTGCTCACGATCCTCACGGTCGTCTACGTCTGGCTCTCCGAACGCGGAGAGAAGAGCGAGAAGGGAGCGGCGCGATGACCGCCCTCGACGCCCGGGCGCTCGCGAGCGCCTCGACCACGCCTCGCGGCATCCGCAGACGGGGACGCGTGCGCTGGGGCATGTGGATCACGCTCGTGATCATCGCGCTCTTCACGTTCGCGCCCATCTACTGGCTCCTCGTGACGTCGATCACGCCCGATGCGCTCGTCTTCCGGTTCCCGCCGACGCTGTGGCCCAGCGAGATCACCCTCGACCACTACGCCGAGGTGCTCGGCAACCCCGCGATCTTCGGCTACCTCCGCAACAGCGTCATCGTCTCCGTGATCACGGCGATCCTGTCCGTCGTCGTGTCGATGTACATGGGCTACGCCTTCTCGAAGTACCGCTTCGCGGGCCGCAAGTCGCTCATGTACTTCGTACTCTCGAGCCAGATGTTCCCGCAGGCGCTCCTGCTCGTGACGCTCTATCTCGTCTTCGCGCAGTTCGGCCTGCTCAACACCTACCTCGCGCTCATCATCTCGTTCACGACGTTCACGCTGCCGCTGTGCGTATGGATGCTCAAGGGCTTCTTCGACGCGCTGCCCGACGACCTCATCGAGGCCGCACGCATCGACGGCGCGGGACCGTGGCGCATCTTCCACTCCGTGATCCTGCCGCTCGCGGCGCCCGGGCTCGTCGCCGCGGGCCTCTTCGCGTTCGTGCGCGGCTGGAACGACTTCATCTTCGCGCTGACGCTCGCCGGGCCCGACAAGCAGACGCTCCCGCCCGGTCTCGTCAACACGTTCATCAGCGAGGCGAGCACCTCGTGGCCGGCTCTCATGGCCGCGTCGCTGCTCGTGTCGGTGCCCGTGTGCGTCGCGTTCATCATGCTTCAGCGCTTCCTCGTCGGCGGGATCACCGCCGGCGCCGTCAAGGGCTGAGATCCCCGCACCACCCATCCCCATCACATGTTCGAAGGAGAATCATGACGCTCGAACTCTCACGCCGCGACATGCTGCGGTATTCGGCGATCGGCGCCGGCGCGCTGGCGCTGTTCGGTCTCGCCGGGTGCGCCCCTGCCGGGTCGCCCGCCCCGCCGCCGACGGGCTCCACTCCGACCGACTTCGCGTTCGGATCCTGGAGTCTCTCGGAGGACGCCGCGAAGCCGACCGTGCAGGCCGCGATGGACGCGTTCGGCTCATCGAAGAAGGTCTCGGTCTCGGGCGTGACCTACCCGTACAACGACTACCTCAACCAGCTCACCCTGCAGGTGCGCGGCGGGCAGTTCTCGGGCGCGGCTCAGCTCGACGTCGCGTGGCTGTCGGCGCTCGCGGCCCTCGGCAAGCTCAGCGACCTCTCGAGCCTCGCTCAGGGGCGCGGCTACACGAGCGCGGGCCTCGGCGCGGGACAGTACGACGGCACGCAGTATGGCCTCCCGTGGACGATCGGCGCGATCGGCCTCGTCGCCAACCAGGAGCTCTTCGACAAGGCGGGCGCCTCGCTCACGCCCGAGACGATCGAGGAGTTCGAGGACGGCCTGCGCGCCCTCAAGGGCATCGGCGTCATCCCCTACGCCGCCTCGACGAAGGCCGCCCAGCTCAAGGACATCTTCGTGTGGATGCAGACCTTCGGCTCGCCCATCATCGAGGACGGCAAGACGACCGTCGGCGACGAGGCGTCGGTCAAGGCAGCCGAGTGGTACAAGAAGCTCTACGACGACGGCCTCATCGCCCCCGACGTGGACCGCGCCGCGGCTCGCACGCTCTTCGCGCAGGGCGCCACGGCGCTCTACGACGACGCCCCCGTCGGCAAGTCGGCCGTGCTCAACCAGTCGCCCGACTCGGGCCTCGGCGACAAGATGACCTCGATGGCGCGCCCCGTGCTCAAGAAGGGCGACACGCCGCAGCACGTGCTGTGGGGCCACCTCGTGGTCGTCGTCGACGGCGAGGGCGCGGGCACCGCGGCCGAGTTCGCGCAGTGGCTCACGAGCGACGAGAAGCAGACCGTCTCGTACTTCGAGGCGCTCGGGCTGCCGCCGACGACGGATGCGGCGCTCGCCTCCGACGCCGTGGCCGCGAACACCTACGTGAGCGACTTCACGACGCGCGTCACGGCCACCGCGAAGCCGAGCCCGCTGTGGGTCTACCCCGGCTACGCCCAGATGGAGACGGCCGTCGCCGAGCAGGTGCAGGCCGTGCTCATCGGGCAGTCGTCGGCATCCGACGCCATGAAGGCCGCGGGCTCGACCATCTCGGGCCTCATCCGCTGACCCGGCCCCGCACCGACCACCCCACCCGCCGCCGACCCAGGACACCATGCGCACTCAGACCATCGACTCGGACATCACCGTCATCGGGGGAGGGCTTGCCGGAGTCTGCGCCGCCATCAGCGCGGCCAGGCTCGGCAAGACCGTCGCCCTGATCGGCAACCGACCGGTGCTCGGAGGCAACTCGTCCTCGGAGGTCAGGGTGTGGGTGGTCGGCGCGACCGCCCACGGCATCCAGCGGTTCGCGCGCGAGAGCGGCGTCATCGGCGAGCTCTACGTGGAGAACCAGTACCGCAACCCCGAGGGCAATCCCATCATCTGGGACGAGGTCGTCATGGACGCGGTGCGGGCCGAGCCCAACATCCGGCTGTTCCTCAACACGGATGTGCGCGAGGTCGACGCGGGCGACGTCGACGGCGAGCGCGTCGTGCGATCGGTGCGCGGCTGGACGATGGGCTCGGAGCTGTGGACCGAGTTCCGCAGCCCCTACTTCCTCGACTGCACGGGCGATGGCCTCATCGGCCACCTGGCGGGGGCCGAGTACCGGCTCGGCCGCGAGGCTCGCGACGAGTTCGGCGAGTCGTGGGCGCCCGAGGTCGCGGATGAGGAGTTCCTCGGATCGACGATCCTCTTCTACACGAAGGACCTCGGCCGACCGGTCAAGTTCGTCGCGCCCGACTCGGCGAAGGACATCACGCAGACGCCCATCCCGACCTCGCGCATCCTGCGCAGCGGCGACTCGGGCGCCCACTACTGGTGGATCGAGTGGGGCGGGATGCTCGACATCGTCCACGACAACGAGCGCATCCGCGACGAGCTGCGCTCCGTCATCTTCGGCATCTGGGACTACATCAAGAACTCCGGCAGGTTCGAGGCCGAGACGCTCGACCTCGAGTGGGTCGGCGCGCTGCCCGGCAAGCGCGAGTACCGGCGCTTCCTCGGCGACCACGTGCTGACGCAGAACGACATCCTCGACCAGACCGAGTTCGACGACGCCGTCGCGTTCGGTGGCTGGTCGATCGACCTGCACCCCGTCGAGGGCATGTACGCGACGGAGGCGGGCGCGCACCAGCGCTACTCCGACGGCATCTACGGCATCCCGTTCCGCAGCTACTACTCGCGCAACGTCGCGAACCTGCTCATGGCGGGGCGCGACATCTCGGCGAGCCACGTCGCGTTCGGCTCCTCGCGCGTCATGGCGACGTGCGGCGCGGGGGGCGAGGCGGCCGGCACGGGGGCCGCCCTCGCGCTCGACCTCGGCGTGCGCCCGCGCGAGCTCGCGGCGACGCACGCCGCCGAGCTGCGCCAGCTGCTGCTGCGGCAGGACGCGTCGGTGTTCGGCGTGCGCAACGAGGACCCCGACGACCTCGCCTTGCGCGCCCGCGTCGAGGCCTCGAGCGTCGCGCGGTCGATCGACCCCGCCGAGTTCGCACCGGGCGGCGACGACCGCGTGCTCCCGCTCACGCGCGACGTCGGGCTGCTCGTGCCCGTCGACCCGCGTCTCGAGGCGATCCAGCTGCTCATGCGCGTGCCTGCGGATGCCGAGCTCGAGTTCTCGCTGTGGACGACCGGCAGGCCGCAGAACGCCGTGCCGATCGACGAGCGCCTGCGCACGCGTGTCGCCGTCGCCGGATCACCCGATCCCCAGTGGGTGCGCGTGCCGTTCGAGTGGAACCCCCAGCAGCCTGAGAGCGTCGTCGTCGTCGCCGAGGCACACGAGGGCGTCGAGTTGCTCTACCGCGCCGCGCAGGTGCCGGGCGTGCTGACGCTCGTGCACGCGCCGCAGGCCGACGGCGACGCCAACGTCGAGGTCGACGAGTCGGAGGCGCTTATCGCGTGGCCCGCGATCCCCATGCGCGGCCGCACGGTGCGCGCGCGGCTCGAGCCCGCGACCGAGGCCTTCGACGCCGCGAAGGCCGTCGGCGGCTACCAGCGCTACTACGGCGGGCCGCAGCTGTGGGCCTCGGCGCCCATCGCGGCCGATCGCCCCCAGGAGCTGCGGCTCGAATGGGACGAGCCCGTCGAGCTGCGTCAGCTGCGTGTCGTCTTCGACGACGACCAGGACGTCGAACTCAACACGCTGCACCACCACCGCACCCCCGACGAGGTGTTCCCCGAGCTCGTGCGCGACTACGTGCTCGAGGTGCGTCGCGGAGGCGGCTGGATCGAGGTCGCGCGTGTCGTCGACAACCGCCGACGCCAGCGCGTGCACGATCTCGACCCCGTCGAGACGGATGCGGCCCGCATCCGGGTGCTCGCGACGAACGGGGTCGGGCAGGCCCGCGTCGTCGCGCTCAGGGCCTACTGACCGCCGGCGCCGACGCCCGATCCGAAGCATCGATCAAAGGAGATCCCATGCGTGACCACCGCACGACCACCACGACCGCGCACCTCGCGCGTCGGCGCCCCCGGCGCGGGCTCGCGCTCGCGACGGCGGCCGGGCTCGTGGCGGCACTGCTCGGCGCCGTCGTCGTCGCGCCGGCCCACGCCGCCGACGGCGTGACGGTCCGCGTCGGCGACACGGGGTTCGCGACGACGGGCACGTGGCAGGTGAGCGCGGCGACGGATCCGGATGGCGCGCCGACGCGCTACACGACGGCCCTCGACGCGCGCGCGACCTGGACGTTCGTCGCACCCGAGGGGGGCGTGTACCGCCTCGAGGCGGCGATCCCCGACGTCGCCAACTCGGATCCCGCGGCGAGCTACACCGCGGCGGGCGGATCGGGTGCACCCGTGACGAGGATCGTCGATCAGACCGCGACGCGCGGCACGTGGGCGGTCATCGGAGCGGTCGAGCTCGCCGCGGGTCAGCAGGCCACGCTGAGCATCACGCGCGCGGCGAGCGGCACGGGCACCAACACGCGCGCGGGCTCGGCACGCCTCGTGCCCGACACCGAGATCGAGGTGCCGCCGCCGGGCGAGACGGGCCTGCCCTACTCCGAGACATGGTCGGGCGGCACGGCCGGCTGGACCCCGCTCTCGGGCAGCCTCGCATCCTGGAGCGTCGAGGGCGGCGAGGTCGATGCCGTCACGATCGACAACCTCACGGCGAACGCGGGCAGCTACGTGCGCCCGACCGCCGCGATCGCGCTGCCCGAGACCTACCGCATCCGCACCTCGGTGCGCCTCGACGAGATCGGCTCGAACGGCACGCTCTCGCTCCTCACCGACGTGCTCGCCCCCTACAGCCACGTCGCCCAGAACCTCGCCGTGCAGTTCGGCAGCGCGGGCGTCAAGATCGCCAAGCCCAACAGCAAGCTGACGGTGTGCAGCGGAGCGTCGCCCGTCGAGCTCGGCGAGTGGTTCCAGCTCGAGCTCACGCGCGCGAACGGCATCCTCGCGGTGCGCGTCAACAGCGAGCTCGTGGCGTCGGTCGCGACGGATGCCGCGGGCGGCACGATCGCGCTCGGTGCGTATCGTGTCGACGCGCGGTTCGGCGGCATCGGCGTCGAGGAGCTCGACACCGCGCCCGCCGACCACCCCGCGACGGCCGCCGGATGCACGTGGACGCCGTCGACCGGCGCGGGAGCGGCCCAGCCCGTCATCATCAACCAGACGGGCTACGACCTGGGCGGGCCCAAGCGCTTCACCGCCCCCCACGCGCTCGACGGCGAGACCTTCGAGGTCGTCGACGCCGCCGACGCGGTCGTCTACAGCGGCACCGTGACGAGCCAGGTGGGCGACTTCAGCGGCTTCGACCCCGCATCCACGGGTCCCTTCCGCATCCTCGTGCACGGCACCGCCGGCGAGGGCGAGTCGTACGAGTTCGGCATCGGCGCCAACTGGACGGAGCGCGTGAGCTACCACAACGCCGTCGCGTTCATGACCGACGTGCGGTGCTTCTTCGGCGAGCTCACGGGCCGGCGCCTCGACGGCACCGACCCCGAGTGCATGCGCGGTCTCGGCTGGCGCGACTCGCACCAGATGTCGTTCGAGCTGCCCGCTCTCGTCGACCTCTACCTCGCCAACCCGAGCGCGATCGAGGCGATCCGCATGCCCGACGCGGTCTACGAGGGGCTCGAGTACCCGACGGCGGGCGACGCCCCCGAGATCGCGCGCCTCATCGCGTGGGGCGCCGAGATCTACCTGCGCGGCCAGTACGACAACACGCTCGTCAAGGAGCAGCTCGCGTCGTTCCTGTGGGCGTATCCCGAGCTCTCGGAGTGGATCCCCGAGCGGCTGTACACGGACGTGCGCGAGTACCTGTTCCCGATCTGGACGAAGCCGACGTACAGCCGCTACCAGTGGCACGACTACACCGCGCACACCGCCGACCTCACGCAGGTCTACACGCAGCTCGGCACCGGCAAGGGCGACTTCCCCATCGGGCACTCCATCATCCCCAACCTGCGCATGTGGCAGGTCGCCGAGCGCGAGGCGCGCCCGGATGCCGACGTCTACCGCGCGGCCGCGATCGCGCAGGCCGCGTGGATCATCGACAACGTCGACGTGGCCGATCCGCTCGTGACGAAGGGCCAGCGCCAGGCGGAGTACCACCTCATGACCTCGCTCGCGACGCTCGGCGCGATGGTGCCCGCGGGCGACCGTCCCGCCGGTCTGGGCGCCTTCGCGGAGCGTTGGGCAGACGTCGCGATCGAGCGCTCGGCCAACATGTGGGACTTCCACCGCTACAGCGACGACCGCTGGACGATCCCCTCCTTCACGGGCGGCGGCGCAGGCGAGGACCCCAACGAGTCGGGCAACCTGCTCGGCTTCCCGGCGGCGGCGCTCGCAGCCGCGACGCTCATCGGCGACGAGGCGACGAACGCGCGTCTCGGCGAGATCGCGCAGGCGCAGATCGACAACATCTTCGGGCGCAACCCGACGGGTCGCGCAGCGCAGTACCGCATCGCGGATCCCGAGCTCGCGTTCGAGGGGCTCGACCTCGGCTGGTTCTCCGAGTACCAGGGCGGGTACGGCCTGCTGCAGGGCGCGCACGGCGTGTTCGACGGCAGCCCGAAGAACGGCCACTATCCGTTCAACCCGGGGGTCGCGAACATCGGTCACACCGAGGGCTGGGTGACCTTCACGACGGCCTGGCTCGAGTCGCTCGCGTGGCGCGCGTACACCTCGACCGAGGTGTCGATCGACGCGTCGACGGTCGCCGCCGACGGCCGCGTCGGGGTCACCCTGCGTGCGCCGCTCAACATGGATGCCGCGGGCGGCAACACGGGCGAGGTGCTCGTGTCGGTGGACGGTGCCGAGCCCACGGCGCTGACCGTCACGCAGACGGGGGTCAACGCACTCGACTACACCGCCATGCTCGACGTCGCATCGCTCGGGGCGACGGAGGGAGACACCGTCACGGTGTCGTACGGGCTCGGCTCGTTCACGCGCTCGGCGACGTTCACCGTGACGGCCGAGGGCGAGGAGCCCGGCGGTCCCGGCGAGGAGCAGCCGCCGACCACGGTGCCCCCCATCGTCGATCCCGCCGACGCCGACGCGTCGCTCGAGCTCGACGCCGGGCACTTCCGCCTGGCCGACGGCAGGCTCATCGCCGACCTGGGCGCAGCCGCGGCGGGAAAGTGGTTCTTCGCGGTCGTGCACTCCGACCCGGTGGCGCTCGGCTGGTTCCGAGCGGATGCGACGGGTCGCGTGGTCGTGCCGGTGCCGGCGGGTCTGCCGGCCGGTGGGCACACGCTGCAGCTCTACGACGCATCCGGCGCGCTCGTGGCATGGGGCGCTTTCACGATCGCGGCCGCGCCGGGCGACGCGGACCTCGCCGCCACGGGCGTCCCCCTCGGCGCGGCCTCCCTCGCCGTGCTGCTCGCGGGTGGCGCCATCCTCTCGGGCCTCATCCTCCGACGCCGCCGCCACCTGTCGGCCTGACCGCATCACGAAGGAATGCACATGACCACGTCACGCATGACGCTCCGCCGGGGCACCGCCGCCCTCGCGGGGACAGCACTGCTCGCGACCCTCGGGCTCGCGAGCGCCGAGAGCGCGACCGCGGCGGACGCAGCGACCGTCGTCGCGACGACGCAGAGCCCCGGCTACACCGAGGTCGGCGCGTGGACGACCGCGCGCGACGCGAGCTACGGCGGCATCCAGCCGCGGTACTCCCGCACGGCGGGCGACACCGCGAGCTGGCAGCTCGAGGCGCCCGCCGCGAGCCGCTACCAGCTCGGCACGTACTTCACGGCATCCGTCGACAACGGCACGAAGACGTCGTACAGCTGGACGACGACGGGCGGCGACTCGGGCGGACCCGTGCTCGTCGACCAGACGCGCAACGGCGGAACGTGGAACGCGCTCGGTACGGTCGACCTCGACGCGGGTGAGATCGTGACGCTCACGGTCACCGCGAGCACCGGGGTGGCCGTCACGAATCCGAGCCTCAACGCGATCACGCGCGCGGATGCCGTGCGCATCGCGCCCCTCGGCGCGGCGTGCGGCACCGTCACGGCGACCCCCGCGCCCGTCGAGGCGGCGCCCGCTGATCACGGTGCCTACACGCTCGCGCAGACGGGCACGACCGTGCGCATCGACGCGGGCCCCTGGGCCATGACGATCGACCGGGCGGGCTTCCGCTACGGCTTCGAGCGCGGTGGCGCGAGCATCGCGCCCGCACACCCCACGACGGGTCTGCTGCTCGGCTCGGATGCGACCGAGCTGTGCGGCGCGGTATCGGCCGACGTCGCGTCGGCGGACGCCGACGGGGTCGACTTCTCGGTGCTGTTCTCGAACGGCCGCACGGCGACCGTGCACGTCGGCGCGACCGGCACGAGCGCCGACATCGACGTCGTGCCGACGGGCGGGACGGCATCCGTCATCCGCGCGCAGCTCGCGGGCGGAATGAACCCCGCGTACGGTCTCGGCGACCTCGGCGGGTGGCGCAGCGACCTCAACGTCTACGGCGTCAAGGATCTCGACTACTACGCGCAGCAGAGCGACGGCACGACCGAGCAGCGCTTCGTCTCGAACTTCGCGGTGTTCCCCGATCGCGGCTTCGCCGAGGTGGCGTTCGACAACGGGCACCTCGCCGTGCAGATCGACGGCTCGGCGACGCTGCTCGGCGTCACGGGTGCGCGCATGGACGGGCTGCACTACTTCTTCGGCGACATGGAGACGATCTACGCGTCCTACAAGCAGGCGCGTGAGGCCGCCGGCTACCGGGACGCGCGGCCCGACCAGACGTTCTTCGGCGTCGGCTACGAGTCCTACGGGGCGCTCGGCTACAACACGAACCAGGCGACCATCACGCAATCGGTCACCGACTACCTCGCGAAGGGGTTCCCCATCCGCTGGGCGGTCACGGGATCCGGGTTCTGGCCGTACGTGGGCTCGGCGCAGGGCACGACCTCGAGCTTCGGCATGTGGGGCGAGAAGTACCCCGACCCCGACGCCTACAAGCAGTTCTTCGCCGACAACGACATCGCGCTCATCCTCGGTCTGCGGCAGTCGTTCCCGGCGCTCCCGGCCGACGGCGGCACGTACGACCCCGCGAAGGACGGCCCCTTCGTGCAGGAGGCGCTCGACGCGGGCTATTTCCTCGAGGGCGACGACGGGCGTCCGCTCACCTTCTCGACGATCTCGTTCCCGAGCGGCCGGGTCTACCTCATCGACCCCGATAACGCGGATGCCGTCGCCTGGTTCGTCGAGCACGAGCGGTTGTGGGAGGCCGACGGCTTTAAGGAGGACCACATGTTCAACGCGACCGCCAACAACGCGTTCGCGAGGAACGACCTCGTCAACGG
The Protaetiibacter sp. SSC-01 genome window above contains:
- a CDS encoding cellulase N-terminal Ig-like domain-containing protein: MRDHRTTTTTAHLARRRPRRGLALATAAGLVAALLGAVVVAPAHAADGVTVRVGDTGFATTGTWQVSAATDPDGAPTRYTTALDARATWTFVAPEGGVYRLEAAIPDVANSDPAASYTAAGGSGAPVTRIVDQTATRGTWAVIGAVELAAGQQATLSITRAASGTGTNTRAGSARLVPDTEIEVPPPGETGLPYSETWSGGTAGWTPLSGSLASWSVEGGEVDAVTIDNLTANAGSYVRPTAAIALPETYRIRTSVRLDEIGSNGTLSLLTDVLAPYSHVAQNLAVQFGSAGVKIAKPNSKLTVCSGASPVELGEWFQLELTRANGILAVRVNSELVASVATDAAGGTIALGAYRVDARFGGIGVEELDTAPADHPATAAGCTWTPSTGAGAAQPVIINQTGYDLGGPKRFTAPHALDGETFEVVDAADAVVYSGTVTSQVGDFSGFDPASTGPFRILVHGTAGEGESYEFGIGANWTERVSYHNAVAFMTDVRCFFGELTGRRLDGTDPECMRGLGWRDSHQMSFELPALVDLYLANPSAIEAIRMPDAVYEGLEYPTAGDAPEIARLIAWGAEIYLRGQYDNTLVKEQLASFLWAYPELSEWIPERLYTDVREYLFPIWTKPTYSRYQWHDYTAHTADLTQVYTQLGTGKGDFPIGHSIIPNLRMWQVAEREARPDADVYRAAAIAQAAWIIDNVDVADPLVTKGQRQAEYHLMTSLATLGAMVPAGDRPAGLGAFAERWADVAIERSANMWDFHRYSDDRWTIPSFTGGGAGEDPNESGNLLGFPAAALAAATLIGDEATNARLGEIAQAQIDNIFGRNPTGRAAQYRIADPELAFEGLDLGWFSEYQGGYGLLQGAHGVFDGSPKNGHYPFNPGVANIGHTEGWVTFTTAWLESLAWRAYTSTEVSIDASTVAADGRVGVTLRAPLNMDAAGGNTGEVLVSVDGAEPTALTVTQTGVNALDYTAMLDVASLGATEGDTVTVSYGLGSFTRSATFTVTAEGEEPGGPGEEQPPTTVPPIVDPADADASLELDAGHFRLADGRLIADLGAAAAGKWFFAVVHSDPVALGWFRADATGRVVVPVPAGLPAGGHTLQLYDASGALVAWGAFTIAAAPGDADLAATGVPLGAASLAVLLAGGAILSGLILRRRRHLSA
- a CDS encoding TIM-barrel domain-containing protein yields the protein MTTSRMTLRRGTAALAGTALLATLGLASAESATAADAATVVATTQSPGYTEVGAWTTARDASYGGIQPRYSRTAGDTASWQLEAPAASRYQLGTYFTASVDNGTKTSYSWTTTGGDSGGPVLVDQTRNGGTWNALGTVDLDAGEIVTLTVTASTGVAVTNPSLNAITRADAVRIAPLGAACGTVTATPAPVEAAPADHGAYTLAQTGTTVRIDAGPWAMTIDRAGFRYGFERGGASIAPAHPTTGLLLGSDATELCGAVSADVASADADGVDFSVLFSNGRTATVHVGATGTSADIDVVPTGGTASVIRAQLAGGMNPAYGLGDLGGWRSDLNVYGVKDLDYYAQQSDGTTEQRFVSNFAVFPDRGFAEVAFDNGHLAVQIDGSATLLGVTGARMDGLHYFFGDMETIYASYKQAREAAGYRDARPDQTFFGVGYESYGALGYNTNQATITQSVTDYLAKGFPIRWAVTGSGFWPYVGSAQGTTSSFGMWGEKYPDPDAYKQFFADNDIALILGLRQSFPALPADGGTYDPAKDGPFVQEALDAGYFLEGDDGRPLTFSTISFPSGRVYLIDPDNADAVAWFVEHERLWEADGFKEDHMFNATANNAFARNDLVNGIDAALADDGALMMVRNSAYSVPGSILRINDTDYNQGAGDRDRTVINSLAFSASGQANYYPDIVGGRIMADLATNTDKQKYLARNAMYAAMSPSMSFGNEPWVMSDSSLVDATLKAAQWHEEYLPYIYSAAISSYETGYPSTATPLPIAYPGDAATYGLVSKAARQYEWLMGPSLLVAPLYGSDATTATARDVYLPAGQWMDIETGETFTGPTTLTAYPQPFGKIPAFVGRDGVLVHHAGSGVEAQVFPMAAEGVEYTTVGDDGVTKGSIRIETASLSDVVGRDIVVRDGSGAEVEATVDATTGALEFPIAYGEHYVVEDRDADPGTDPGTDPGADPGSQAPDTHIEPIDPADLDAAAELEAGQLHLVGRELVAELGASAAGEWFYAVAHSDPTRIGWFRADASGVVRVPVPSSLAAGAHTLSLYAADGSLAAWGRFTLAAAPGDGLASTGAAGVGWLAALAAFSFLAGAGLLVRARRREARMQR